Proteins found in one Cobetia sp. L2A1 genomic segment:
- the rnr gene encoding ribonuclease R — MTQWTLSDDPHAEREAHKYDKPIPSREYLLDRLEEYGKPITHENMSRMLGFEDDDQQEAVRRRLNAMERDGQVLRNRRGAYALIDKLDLIRGRVVGHRDGFGFLAREDGIKPDLAVPPRQMRRVFHGDQVLARVSGRDRRGRDEITIVEVLARNTQTLVGIYRQSEPDFGVLIPENSRIAQEVIIPNRAANGAKDGLVVSVRITQQPATRIQPVGEVVEVLGERMDPGMEIDIAIRSHDIPSVFPPEVEDQISTISAEVLEEDKKGRIDLRETPMVTIDGEDAKDFDDAVCAWQKDNGDWKLMVAIADVSHYVRGGSPLDQEGYTRGNSVYFPGQVVPMLPELLSNGLCSLNPNVDRLTLVCELTISGTSGEMLDYRFFEAVIRSHARLTYEKVATMLQDSDSEEGQSLCQQYNALLPSLHNLHALYGVLRKARDKRGAIDFETTETQILFNDERKIEQIVPRTRNDAHKLIEECMLAANVATARFLDEHDLPALYRVHKQPAPERLNNLRAFLGELGLTLEGGDEPAPKDFQTLRASIAERPDLDIIQTVMLRSMTQAVYSPQNEGHFGLAYEAYAHFTSPIRRYPDLLVHRAIRSVIRGPRKTDTVLRAEDAVTERPTKWCPYTFEQMLELGEHCSMTERRADEATRDVNDWLKCEFMKDKVGEVLEGTVAAVTQFGLFVRLDAYYVEGLLHISSLPSDYYHYEAEKHRLKGERAGVSYGLGDGVTVQVARVDMDERKIDFMLNDPTPRPKRKPRKARSADRSSETSPAKDASKDASGKESAAKGRPGKRERERLKSLTDEVGQADGSEAAPQEAVATERPARKPRGERSARGDRKPAADNERQTASSATPVDAPATARPSVPNGPESADSPFAAVAPMGVAGKDDPSRKRGSRSRGQRGSGRS, encoded by the coding sequence ATGACCCAATGGACGCTCAGCGACGACCCGCACGCGGAACGCGAAGCCCATAAGTACGACAAGCCCATCCCCAGTCGTGAGTATCTTCTCGACAGACTGGAAGAGTATGGCAAGCCCATTACCCACGAGAACATGAGCCGCATGCTCGGTTTCGAGGATGACGACCAGCAGGAAGCTGTGAGACGTCGCCTCAATGCCATGGAACGTGACGGCCAGGTGCTGCGCAATCGCCGTGGCGCCTATGCCCTGATTGACAAGCTGGACCTGATCCGTGGCCGCGTCGTCGGCCACCGTGACGGTTTCGGCTTCCTGGCGCGCGAAGATGGCATCAAGCCAGACCTCGCTGTGCCGCCACGCCAGATGCGTCGCGTTTTCCACGGTGATCAGGTACTGGCTCGCGTGAGTGGTCGTGATCGTCGCGGACGCGACGAGATCACCATTGTCGAGGTGCTGGCACGCAACACGCAGACGCTGGTCGGTATCTATCGTCAGTCTGAGCCCGATTTCGGTGTGCTGATTCCCGAGAACTCGCGCATCGCTCAGGAAGTCATCATTCCCAACCGTGCGGCCAATGGTGCCAAGGACGGTCTGGTGGTTTCCGTACGCATCACCCAGCAACCCGCGACCCGCATTCAGCCGGTCGGTGAGGTGGTTGAAGTGCTTGGCGAGCGGATGGACCCGGGTATGGAAATCGACATTGCGATTCGCTCGCATGACATTCCCAGTGTGTTCCCGCCGGAAGTCGAAGACCAGATCTCGACCATCTCCGCTGAAGTACTGGAAGAAGACAAGAAAGGTCGTATCGACCTGCGTGAAACGCCAATGGTTACCATCGATGGCGAAGACGCCAAGGATTTCGATGATGCTGTCTGCGCCTGGCAGAAAGATAACGGTGATTGGAAGCTGATGGTCGCCATCGCTGACGTATCTCACTACGTTCGTGGCGGCAGCCCGCTTGATCAGGAGGGTTATACGCGTGGCAACTCGGTGTATTTCCCGGGGCAGGTCGTGCCGATGCTGCCTGAGCTGCTATCCAATGGACTGTGCTCGCTCAACCCGAATGTCGATCGTCTGACACTGGTGTGCGAACTGACCATTTCTGGCACCAGTGGCGAGATGCTCGATTATCGCTTCTTTGAAGCCGTGATCCGTTCACATGCGCGTCTGACCTACGAAAAGGTCGCCACGATGCTGCAGGATTCGGACAGCGAAGAAGGCCAGTCGCTGTGCCAGCAATACAATGCGCTATTGCCGTCGCTGCACAACCTGCATGCGCTGTATGGCGTGCTGCGCAAGGCGCGCGACAAGCGTGGTGCGATCGATTTCGAAACGACCGAAACGCAGATCCTGTTCAACGATGAGCGCAAGATCGAGCAGATCGTGCCGCGTACTCGTAACGACGCGCACAAGCTGATCGAAGAATGCATGTTGGCCGCCAACGTGGCGACGGCACGCTTCCTGGATGAGCATGATCTGCCGGCACTCTATCGTGTCCACAAGCAACCGGCACCGGAGCGCCTGAACAACCTGCGCGCCTTCCTGGGTGAGCTGGGGCTGACGCTGGAAGGCGGCGATGAGCCAGCACCGAAGGATTTCCAGACCCTGCGTGCGTCCATCGCCGAGCGTCCGGATCTCGATATCATCCAGACCGTGATGCTGCGCAGCATGACGCAGGCAGTCTATTCGCCGCAGAACGAAGGTCACTTCGGGCTGGCGTATGAGGCTTACGCGCACTTCACCTCGCCGATCCGCCGTTATCCGGATCTGCTGGTTCACCGTGCGATTCGCTCTGTCATCCGCGGTCCGCGCAAGACTGATACTGTCTTGCGCGCCGAAGATGCCGTGACCGAGCGTCCGACCAAGTGGTGCCCGTACACCTTCGAGCAGATGCTCGAGCTGGGTGAGCATTGCTCGATGACGGAGCGTCGTGCTGATGAAGCAACACGTGACGTCAACGACTGGCTCAAGTGCGAGTTCATGAAGGACAAGGTCGGCGAGGTGCTGGAAGGTACCGTGGCGGCGGTCACCCAGTTCGGCCTGTTCGTGCGTCTGGATGCCTACTATGTCGAGGGGCTGCTGCATATCTCCTCGCTACCGTCAGACTACTACCACTACGAGGCCGAGAAGCATCGCCTCAAGGGTGAGCGTGCTGGTGTCAGCTATGGTCTGGGTGATGGCGTCACTGTGCAGGTTGCACGTGTCGACATGGATGAGCGCAAGATTGATTTCATGCTCAACGATCCGACGCCGCGTCCCAAGCGCAAGCCGCGCAAGGCACGCAGTGCTGATCGCAGCAGCGAAACTTCGCCGGCCAAGGATGCTTCCAAAGACGCTTCTGGCAAGGAGTCTGCTGCCAAGGGACGTCCCGGCAAGCGTGAGCGCGAGCGTCTCAAGTCCCTGACCGATGAAGTGGGCCAGGCAGATGGTAGTGAGGCTGCACCTCAGGAAGCCGTTGCCACCGAGCGTCCCGCACGCAAGCCGCGTGGCGAGCGCTCCGCTCGTGGTGATCGTAAGCCGGCTGCTGATAATGAGCGTCAGACAGCGTCGAGCGCTACGCCAGTCGATGCGCCGGCTACTGCGCGTCCGTCAGTCCCGAATGGTCCTGAATCTGCCGACAGTCCCTTTGCTGCTGTAGCGCCGATGGGCGTTGCTGGTAAAGATGATCCATCTCGTAAGCGCGGTTCGCGCTCTCGTGGGCAGCGTGGCAGCGGCCGTAGCTAA
- the rlmB gene encoding 23S rRNA (guanosine(2251)-2'-O)-methyltransferase RlmB, which translates to MSQDKGRKSGRSKPVGEQLGNDRGADRGGERGAGRRSGGRHSSGSSRAPQIPGGLEAVYGVHAVEALLARGRAPSELWVQAGEAETRLADIIEQARAAGSRVTLRGRDELDALAAGGGAHQGLVALCPPLATENETGLKLRLDGWSHAEPPLFLVLDSVTDPHNLGACLRSADAAGAHGVIVPKDKSASLNATVRKVACGAAEVVPVYQVTNLVRTLDAMKEAGVWVLGTAGEAEALAFEADFTVPVALVMGAEGKGMRRLTREHCDSLIKLPMAGSVSSLNVSVAAGICLFEAVRQRRG; encoded by the coding sequence ATGAGTCAGGACAAGGGGCGCAAGTCCGGTCGCAGCAAGCCTGTAGGCGAACAGCTTGGCAATGATCGCGGTGCTGATCGTGGCGGCGAGCGTGGTGCAGGCCGTAGAAGTGGCGGTCGTCATTCGTCAGGCAGCTCCCGCGCACCTCAGATTCCCGGTGGTCTGGAAGCCGTCTATGGCGTGCATGCCGTTGAGGCGCTATTGGCGCGTGGACGTGCGCCGAGCGAGCTCTGGGTTCAGGCAGGTGAAGCCGAGACGCGTCTTGCCGATATTATCGAGCAGGCGCGTGCTGCCGGTTCGCGTGTCACCCTGCGGGGTCGTGATGAGTTGGATGCTCTGGCGGCGGGTGGTGGTGCGCACCAGGGTCTTGTCGCCCTGTGTCCGCCGTTGGCAACCGAGAACGAGACGGGCCTCAAGCTACGTCTGGATGGTTGGTCGCATGCAGAGCCGCCGTTGTTTCTGGTGCTGGATTCCGTGACGGATCCGCACAACCTCGGCGCTTGCCTGCGTAGTGCCGATGCTGCGGGCGCACATGGTGTCATCGTGCCCAAGGACAAATCTGCCTCGCTGAATGCCACGGTCCGCAAGGTAGCCTGTGGCGCTGCCGAAGTCGTGCCGGTGTATCAGGTGACTAACCTGGTGCGCACATTGGATGCAATGAAAGAGGCTGGTGTCTGGGTGCTGGGGACGGCGGGTGAAGCTGAAGCGCTGGCTTTCGAGGCAGACTTCACGGTTCCCGTTGCCCTCGTGATGGGCGCGGAAGGCAAGGGCATGCGTCGCCTGACGCGTGAGCACTGCGACAGCCTGATCAAACTGCCGATGGCGGGAAGCGTCTCGAGCCTCAACGTTTCGGTTGCCGCCGGTATCTGTCTGTTCGAGGCAGTGCGTCAGCGTCGCGGTTGA
- the rpsF gene encoding 30S ribosomal protein S6, with translation MRHYEIVFMVHPDQSEQVPAMIERYTSIVTEAAGTVHRLEDWGRRHLAYPINKIHKAHYVLMNIEATGEVVEELETIFRFNDAVIRNLVVRTKEADLEPSPMTKPAEEKRPRREDKRDESEVQDAN, from the coding sequence ATGCGTCACTACGAGATCGTGTTCATGGTCCACCCGGACCAGAGCGAACAGGTTCCGGCGATGATCGAGCGTTACACCTCTATCGTCACCGAAGCCGCGGGTACTGTGCATCGTCTTGAAGATTGGGGCCGTCGTCACCTGGCATATCCGATCAACAAGATCCACAAAGCCCACTATGTACTGATGAACATCGAAGCAACGGGTGAGGTAGTCGAAGAACTCGAAACTATCTTCCGTTTCAACGACGCTGTCATCCGTAACCTGGTTGTGCGTACAAAGGAAGCGGACCTCGAGCCGTCTCCGATGACTAAGCCGGCTGAAGAGAAGCGTCCGCGTCGCGAAGACAAGCGTGACGAATCCGAAGTCCAAGACGCTAACTGA
- the rpsR gene encoding 30S ribosomal protein S18, with amino-acid sequence MARFFRRRKFCRFTAEGVKQIDYKDIEVLKSYITETGKIVPSRITGTKARYQRQLATAIKRARYLALLPYSDSHQ; translated from the coding sequence ATGGCACGTTTTTTCCGTCGTCGCAAGTTCTGCCGCTTCACCGCTGAAGGCGTGAAGCAGATCGACTACAAGGACATCGAAGTCCTGAAGTCTTACATCACTGAAACCGGCAAGATCGTCCCTAGCCGTATCACTGGTACCAAGGCTCGTTATCAGCGTCAGCTGGCGACTGCCATCAAGCGTGCACGTTACCTGGCACTGCTGCCGTACAGCGACAGCCACCAGTAA
- the rplI gene encoding 50S ribosomal protein L9 produces MQVILLDKMGKLGNLGDQVSVKAGFGRNYLLPYGLAVPATAENQAAFEAQRAELEAQVAERKTEAEARAAQLNEIELSLVAKAGEEGKLFGSIGPRDLAEAIAQSGIEIAKSEVRMPEGPLRNTGEYDIVLQLHADVTATVRVVVVGE; encoded by the coding sequence ATGCAAGTCATTCTGCTCGACAAGATGGGCAAGCTGGGTAACCTGGGCGACCAGGTTTCCGTCAAGGCTGGCTTCGGTCGCAACTACCTGCTGCCGTACGGCCTGGCAGTTCCGGCTACCGCTGAAAACCAGGCGGCTTTCGAAGCTCAGCGCGCTGAGCTGGAAGCACAGGTTGCAGAGCGCAAGACTGAAGCTGAAGCGCGTGCCGCTCAGCTGAATGAAATCGAACTGTCCCTCGTCGCCAAAGCTGGCGAAGAAGGCAAGCTGTTCGGTTCCATCGGTCCGCGTGATCTGGCCGAAGCTATTGCCCAATCTGGTATCGAAATCGCCAAGAGCGAAGTTCGTATGCCGGAAGGCCCGCTGCGCAACACTGGCGAATACGACATCGTGCTGCAGCTGCACGCTGACGTAACCGCTACTGTTCGTGTGGTTGTGGTCGGCGAGTAA
- the dnaB gene encoding replicative DNA helicase translates to MSEMQGQDRETAALKVPPNSLEAEQSVLGGLMLDNSAWDTVSERLVADDFYRYEHRLVFNAMTQLVGGSRPLDVVTLSELLDSRDQLEAVGGLATLAELARNTPSASNIKAYADIVRERATLRKLIQAANQIAESSFSPQGRDADELVNEAERLVFQISESRPKSGGPKGMSQLLTGAVDRIDEMFNLKGQMTGLSTGFRDFDEMTSGLQPSDLVIIAGRPSMGKTTFAMNLVEHAVVSGDKPVAVFSMEMPAESLMLRMISSLGRIDQTKVRTGQLEDEDWPRLTSAVNLLKDKQLFVDDTAALSPNEMRSRCRRMAREHGNLGLIMIDYLQLMQVPGLSENRTAEISEISRSLKGLAKEFSCPVVALSQLNRSLEQRPNKRPVMSDLRESGAIEQDADVIAFVYRDEVYNKDNPDNKGLAELIIGKQRNGPIGSVHMAFIGKYTRFEDLAPDSYGQAFAE, encoded by the coding sequence ATGAGCGAGATGCAGGGTCAGGATCGCGAGACGGCGGCGCTCAAGGTGCCGCCCAATTCGTTGGAGGCTGAGCAATCGGTACTTGGCGGCTTGATGCTGGACAACAGTGCCTGGGATACCGTTTCCGAGCGACTGGTGGCCGACGATTTTTATCGTTACGAGCACCGTCTGGTCTTCAATGCCATGACGCAGCTGGTTGGCGGCAGTCGTCCACTGGATGTGGTGACGCTATCCGAACTGCTGGACAGCCGTGATCAGCTGGAGGCCGTCGGCGGGCTGGCAACGCTGGCCGAGTTGGCCCGTAACACGCCTTCGGCGAGCAACATCAAGGCCTACGCTGATATCGTTCGCGAGCGTGCCACGCTGCGCAAGTTGATTCAGGCGGCCAATCAGATTGCCGAGAGCTCATTCAGCCCACAGGGCCGTGATGCCGATGAGCTGGTCAATGAGGCGGAGCGCCTGGTCTTCCAGATCAGTGAATCACGCCCCAAGAGCGGCGGCCCCAAGGGCATGAGCCAGCTACTGACCGGTGCTGTTGATCGCATTGATGAAATGTTCAATCTCAAGGGCCAGATGACTGGCCTGTCGACAGGGTTCCGTGATTTCGATGAAATGACCTCGGGGTTGCAGCCCTCAGATCTCGTCATCATCGCCGGGCGCCCCTCGATGGGCAAGACCACCTTTGCCATGAACCTAGTAGAGCATGCCGTCGTTTCTGGCGATAAACCTGTTGCGGTATTTTCCATGGAGATGCCTGCCGAATCGCTGATGTTACGCATGATTTCCTCGCTGGGTCGTATCGACCAGACCAAGGTGCGTACTGGCCAGCTCGAGGATGAGGACTGGCCGCGACTGACGTCAGCGGTCAATCTGCTCAAGGACAAGCAGCTATTCGTGGATGACACTGCGGCACTATCCCCCAATGAAATGCGCTCACGCTGCCGGCGTATGGCGCGTGAGCATGGCAATCTTGGCCTGATCATGATCGATTACCTTCAGCTGATGCAGGTGCCGGGGCTTTCTGAAAACCGTACCGCGGAGATCTCCGAGATTTCGCGCTCACTCAAGGGTCTGGCCAAGGAATTTTCCTGTCCAGTAGTGGCACTGTCGCAGCTGAACCGCTCGCTGGAGCAGCGTCCCAACAAGCGCCCGGTGATGTCGGATCTACGTGAATCCGGCGCCATCGAGCAGGATGCCGACGTGATTGCCTTCGTCTATCGCGATGAGGTCTATAACAAGGACAATCCTGATAACAAGGGATTGGCCGAGCTCATCATTGGCAAGCAGCGTAATGGCCCTATCGGGTCGGTCCATATGGCCTTCATCGGCAAGTACACCCGCTTCGAGGACCTGGCACCAGACAGCTACGGCCAGGCTTTCGCTGAATAA
- a CDS encoding DUF6482 family protein, protein MSRTAAAFKPASLFASNLKPLVAEYPELEARIISHAGSRFYLVELVLEAADDSREERTEILSRRGKPMLFRALEDVYSELRRADLNRAWLVSQVANDEMIGRPPQYHQPLTSRMPLSF, encoded by the coding sequence ATGTCCAGAACCGCCGCCGCTTTCAAACCTGCCAGTCTGTTTGCCAGCAACCTCAAGCCCCTGGTGGCTGAGTATCCTGAGCTCGAAGCGCGCATCATCAGCCATGCCGGCAGCCGTTTCTATCTGGTCGAGCTGGTGCTTGAAGCCGCTGATGACAGCCGTGAAGAACGTACTGAAATATTGTCTCGTCGTGGCAAGCCGATGCTGTTCCGCGCATTGGAAGATGTGTACAGCGAATTGCGCCGGGCTGACTTGAACCGTGCCTGGCTAGTATCACAGGTCGCCAATGACGAGATGATCGGTCGTCCGCCCCAGTATCATCAGCCGTTGACCTCGCGCATGCCGCTCAGTTTCTGA
- a CDS encoding thiol-disulfide oxidoreductase DCC family protein, with translation MSRIWQASAPVTLYHDGKCPLCQREVAWLSRHPRRERVNSVDIRDEKFSPEALGLTFKTMMGRLHVQDARGEWYVGMDASRALYAVLGYRRLVRISLLPGLRPGMDMSYRFFARHRERIGRWLPAPRPDSSDTL, from the coding sequence ATGAGCCGTATCTGGCAGGCCAGCGCTCCCGTCACGCTCTATCACGATGGAAAATGCCCACTTTGTCAGCGCGAGGTTGCCTGGCTATCGCGTCATCCCAGACGTGAGCGAGTCAATAGTGTCGACATTCGTGACGAAAAATTCTCGCCCGAAGCACTGGGACTGACATTCAAGACCATGATGGGGCGCCTGCATGTACAGGATGCCCGTGGCGAATGGTACGTGGGGATGGATGCCAGCCGAGCGCTCTATGCGGTTCTCGGCTATCGACGTCTGGTGAGAATATCGCTGCTGCCGGGACTGCGCCCGGGCATGGATATGAGCTATCGCTTCTTTGCGCGTCACCGCGAGCGTATCGGCCGCTGGTTGCCCGCCCCCAGGCCTGATTCCAGCGATACGCTCTGA
- a CDS encoding cryptochrome/photolyase family protein yields the protein MTESTPHRLTLATQHDFTRPLVLILGDQLSHSLPSITLAPAESVIAFCEVEEEGRYVPHHPHKIVMMLAAMRHHARELRDCGWQVHESRLDDPGNLHSLTEEAERLATLYNCDGILVTRPGEWRLLEAFKRRQRVAQPRWEILEDTRFFTTPADFERWADGRKQLRMEYFYREQRRASDLLMEGSEPAGGKFNHDHDNREPIPEHFTAPAPPTHAHHEDEMTSEVLAMVEARFGKEAPEDQRHFGTLEHFNWAVTRQQAKCDLTHFLNHCLADFGRYQDAIEDSDPFLFHSRLSAALNIGLLSPQEVCEAVDSAWRRGEVPVNSAEGFIRQILGWREYVRGIYWTRMPAYKQENQLGGTRDLPEVFWRGNSGMRCIDQAVASTRDHAYSHHIRRLMVTGNFALLCGVKPEALCDWYLAVYIDACEWVELPNTLGMVLHADGGLMGSKPYCASGKYIDRMSNHCDKCRYSPKQVTGTHACPFNSLYWHFIERHREQLAGNPRMSLVYGSWRRMKAEKREALLQQADAFLAQLDSAPGYGRGTHREGYAADHE from the coding sequence GTGACCGAATCCACGCCGCACCGCCTGACGCTCGCCACGCAGCATGACTTCACGCGCCCCTTGGTGCTGATACTGGGTGACCAGCTCAGCCATTCGCTACCCAGCATCACTCTGGCTCCCGCCGAGAGTGTCATCGCGTTCTGCGAAGTCGAGGAAGAAGGCCGCTACGTGCCACATCATCCTCACAAGATAGTCATGATGCTGGCGGCGATGCGTCATCATGCACGTGAACTACGGGACTGTGGCTGGCAGGTACATGAGAGTCGTCTGGATGATCCCGGCAATCTGCATAGCCTGACGGAGGAAGCCGAACGTCTGGCAACGCTGTACAACTGCGATGGTATCCTGGTCACGCGGCCAGGCGAATGGCGTTTGCTCGAAGCCTTCAAGAGGCGTCAGCGTGTCGCGCAACCTCGCTGGGAAATTCTGGAAGATACGCGCTTCTTCACCACACCGGCCGACTTTGAACGCTGGGCCGATGGCCGCAAGCAGCTCCGCATGGAGTACTTCTATCGTGAACAGCGACGTGCCAGCGATCTATTGATGGAAGGCAGTGAGCCGGCGGGCGGCAAGTTCAATCACGATCACGACAATCGAGAGCCGATTCCAGAACACTTCACTGCCCCTGCGCCACCGACACATGCCCACCACGAGGATGAGATGACATCCGAGGTGCTGGCGATGGTCGAGGCACGCTTTGGCAAGGAAGCACCCGAGGATCAGCGCCATTTCGGCACGCTGGAGCATTTCAACTGGGCCGTGACCCGTCAGCAGGCCAAGTGCGATCTCACACACTTCCTCAACCACTGCCTGGCAGACTTCGGACGCTATCAGGACGCCATTGAAGACAGCGACCCCTTCCTGTTCCACTCCCGGCTTTCCGCTGCACTCAATATCGGCCTGCTCAGCCCACAGGAGGTCTGCGAGGCCGTGGACAGTGCCTGGCGGCGCGGTGAGGTACCCGTCAACTCCGCCGAGGGCTTCATTCGACAGATACTGGGCTGGCGTGAATACGTTCGCGGTATCTACTGGACGCGGATGCCGGCCTACAAGCAAGAAAATCAGCTGGGAGGGACACGCGATCTACCGGAGGTATTCTGGCGTGGCAACAGTGGCATGCGGTGTATCGACCAGGCTGTGGCCAGTACGCGTGATCATGCCTATTCGCATCATATTCGGCGACTGATGGTCACCGGCAACTTCGCACTGTTGTGCGGCGTAAAGCCAGAAGCACTGTGCGACTGGTATCTGGCAGTCTATATCGATGCCTGCGAGTGGGTGGAGCTGCCCAACACGTTGGGCATGGTACTGCATGCCGATGGCGGCCTGATGGGCTCCAAGCCCTATTGTGCCTCTGGAAAGTACATCGATCGCATGTCCAATCACTGTGACAAGTGTCGCTACTCACCCAAACAGGTGACGGGGACTCACGCCTGCCCGTTCAACAGTCTTTATTGGCACTTCATTGAGCGGCACCGGGAGCAGTTGGCAGGCAATCCCCGCATGTCACTGGTCTATGGTAGCTGGCGACGCATGAAGGCCGAAAAGCGGGAGGCACTGCTGCAACAGGCCGATGCCTTTCTGGCCCAACTGGACAGCGCACCGGGCTATGGGAGAGGCACGCATCGCGAAGGCTATGCCGCCGATCATGAATAG
- the hemH gene encoding ferrochelatase: protein MSSSPVSPPPVSSSSTSSSRFGVMLVNLGTPDAPTPKAVRRYLGEFLGDVRVIDLPRLLWLPILHGIVLTTRPKKVAEAYASVWTEDGSPLMAIGKRQRAALEARLAETLGENIPVELAMTYGNPRMEEVGRKLAKRGADRILVLPLYPQFSRTTTAAVFDRLARALKPCPHLPELRFVRDYHDHPDYIAALAASVRQHWDKEGKRGKRLLMSYHGIPKRYATAGDPYPRQCERTSQLLAEALELGDDEWAMTYQSRFGKAEWLQPYTDVTLKAWGAEGLESVDVISPAFAADCLETLEELEEENRGYFTESGGGDFRYIPALNDRPEHIDLLEALCRQHSQGW from the coding sequence ATGAGTTCGTCGCCCGTGAGCCCGCCACCCGTGAGTTCGTCATCCACGAGCTCTTCGCGCTTTGGCGTCATGTTGGTCAACCTCGGCACTCCGGATGCCCCGACGCCCAAGGCGGTACGGCGCTATCTGGGTGAGTTTCTAGGCGATGTGCGCGTGATTGATTTGCCGCGCCTGCTTTGGTTGCCGATTCTGCACGGTATCGTGCTGACTACGCGTCCCAAGAAGGTCGCCGAGGCCTATGCGTCGGTCTGGACCGAAGATGGCTCGCCGCTGATGGCGATCGGCAAGCGTCAGCGCGCAGCGCTCGAAGCGCGCCTTGCCGAGACGCTGGGTGAGAATATTCCGGTGGAACTAGCGATGACTTACGGTAATCCGAGAATGGAAGAGGTGGGCCGTAAGCTGGCCAAGCGAGGTGCTGATCGTATTCTGGTGCTGCCGCTTTACCCGCAATTCTCACGCACGACAACGGCCGCCGTCTTTGATCGGCTGGCGCGTGCGCTCAAGCCGTGCCCACATTTGCCTGAGCTGCGCTTCGTGCGTGACTATCATGATCACCCCGACTACATCGCCGCACTAGCCGCCAGCGTGCGTCAGCACTGGGACAAAGAAGGCAAGCGCGGCAAGCGTTTGCTGATGAGCTATCACGGCATTCCCAAGCGCTACGCGACGGCCGGTGACCCATACCCGCGTCAGTGTGAGCGTACCAGTCAATTGCTGGCTGAGGCCCTGGAGCTCGGTGATGATGAGTGGGCGATGACGTATCAGTCGCGCTTTGGCAAGGCAGAGTGGCTACAGCCCTATACCGACGTCACCCTCAAGGCCTGGGGGGCAGAAGGGCTTGAGAGCGTCGATGTCATCTCGCCGGCCTTCGCGGCGGACTGTCTCGAGACGTTGGAGGAGCTGGAGGAAGAGAATCGCGGCTACTTCACTGAATCCGGAGGCGGCGACTTCCGCTATATTCCCGCTCTCAATGATCGTCCGGAGCACATTGATCTGCTGGAAGCCTTGTGCCGTCAGCACTCTCAAGGCTGGTAA
- a CDS encoding Na+/H+ antiporter subunit G, with product MPTWFYPVLEGVIAFFLVAGGLFAFIGSLGLTHLKDFYMRLHGPSKTTTLGVGCVLMASMIYFRATTGHFSFQEMLITIFLFITAPATAHLLSKAALHQKLVADIRTRNVPDQLETAREPDEATVQQSESRLP from the coding sequence ATGCCTACCTGGTTCTATCCCGTCCTCGAAGGTGTCATTGCCTTCTTCCTGGTGGCCGGCGGTCTGTTCGCCTTCATCGGGTCACTGGGGCTGACACACCTCAAGGACTTCTACATGCGGCTGCACGGCCCCAGCAAGACCACCACCCTGGGAGTCGGCTGCGTGCTGATGGCGTCGATGATCTATTTTCGTGCCACCACGGGCCACTTCAGTTTTCAGGAGATGCTGATCACCATCTTCCTGTTCATCACGGCACCGGCGACGGCACACCTGCTCTCCAAGGCAGCTCTGCACCAGAAACTGGTCGCGGACATCCGTACCCGCAACGTGCCTGATCAGCTGGAAACCGCACGCGAGCCCGACGAGGCCACGGTTCAACAGAGCGAATCTCGCCTGCCGTGA
- a CDS encoding K+/H+ antiporter subunit F translates to MLDIALWISIALFAASLMLNVFRLAIGPDLPDRILAVDTMYVNSIALIVLFGIQLNSKAYFEAALLIAMLGFVSTVAVCKYLLRGDIIE, encoded by the coding sequence ATGCTAGATATCGCCCTGTGGATCAGCATCGCGCTATTTGCGGCCTCACTGATGCTCAACGTGTTCCGCCTCGCCATCGGACCGGATCTGCCAGACCGCATTCTGGCAGTGGACACCATGTACGTGAATTCCATCGCGCTGATCGTGCTGTTCGGCATCCAGCTCAACAGCAAGGCTTACTTCGAGGCGGCACTGCTGATCGCCATGCTCGGCTTCGTCAGCACCGTAGCGGTCTGCAAGTACCTGCTGCGCGGCGACATCATCGAATAA